In Geotalea uraniireducens, the genomic window CGTCGGCCGGCTGGGGGGTATCGAGGCCACCGTGGAAGCTGACCACCCCGCACAGCTCGGCACCGCTCCGGGCCAGCTCCAGCACCGCCGTGCCGCCGAAGCAGTAGCCGATGGCCGCCAGCCGCGCCGGGTCGACTGCTGGCTGGCGCCGCAGTTCTGCCAGCCCCGCCGCAGCACGGGCCCGCAACAGTTGCCGGTCGCTCTTGTACTTGGCAGCCTCCGCCGCCGCAGCTTCGGGGGTTGCCGGTCGGATTCCCCTGCCGTAGAGGTCGGCGCCGAAGGCGACGAAACCGAGGCGGGCCAGCGCCTCCACCCGCCCCTGCACGTAAGGGCCGAGCCCGGTCCATTCGTGGGCTACCAGCACCCCGGGCCGTTGTCCCTGCACCGCATCGTCATAGACGAGATACCCCTCCAGCACCGTCTCGCCCTGCCGGTATTCGACGCTTCTCGTCACCATCCGCGCCTCCCGTCCACACCGAATGAATAGACCGGCACGGCATCAACCCGCCGGCCAGCCCGCACCGTCATCCAGTATACCAGGAAAACGGCCGGCGGCAGGTCCCCCCCTAACGGGCGCGACCTCACGGTATCGTTATTTTGCACCGCCGCAGGGCAAAACGGTTGACTGCTGACTCTCTCGGTGGAGCGGGAACGTGACAGAGGGACCGCACCGGCCTGCCGCGGCAGGCCGGTCCAGCCTTCAAAGGGAAGGGAAGGGGCGCTATTCGAATTGGGCGCGAAACTCCTCGATGAGCTGCCGCAGCCCGGCAACCTCGCTCCGTAGGGCGGCAACTTCCTCTTCGAGCTTTGCCACCCGTTCGTTCTCGGCCATCACCCGCAGCCGCGCGGCTTCCGGCGCCGGCTCCTCGGCGACAACGACCGGCTCGCCGGCACAGAGATGGGCGAAGCGGGACTCCTTGCGGCCGGGCTGGCGGGGAAGCCGCGCCACCAGCGGCGGAGTCCGACCGGCCAGTTCGTCGAGAACCGTCTCCACCGCCGCCAGATCGGCAAAAGAGTGCATCCGCTCCCCCCTGGTCCGGAGTTCGCCGACGGTCTGGGGTCCGCGCAGCAGCAGCTCGCCGAGGAGCGCCAGCTCCGCCGGACTGAGCCGGAGCCGCTCCGCCAGGAGGTGGCGGTACTTGGGAACCCGCCCCCCCTCGGCAGCCACCACCGCCAACTGTTTGAAACGAAGCCCGTCGAGGGCCCGCACTACCTCGGCCTCATCGAGGGCAAGTACCGGCTCGCGGTTCGACTTCTGGTTACAGGCGGCAGTCAGGGAATTGAGGCTGAGGGGATAGTATTCGGGGGTGGTCAGCTCCTTTTCAACCAGGCAGCCGAGCACCCTGACCTCCGTGTCGTTCAGGACAATCTCCATCCGGAGCTCCTTTGCAGTTAAATTGCTCCCCACCGACAGCTGTCGGCAGGGAGCTTCGAGGTTTTCCGCTCCGGCAGCGGCCAAGGCTCCCGGCTCAGCGGTCAGTCGGGGTGACGATCCGCTCCGCAGCGAAGCAATGGACGAACCGAGGCGAAGGGGAAGCGCACGGTTTCCCTTCCAGGATGACCTGCTGCCCCTGGTAGGTCGCCCGCAGTTGCCCCGCAAGCGGGCCGGTCAACAGATAATCGGTCTGCGTTCCCGTGCGGTCGGCGGTGGTCAGGACAAGCTGAGGATGCGGTTCGTTCCCCACCAGCCGCACCGTGCCGCTGAGGGTAGTGGCAAGCGTCTTCCGGTTCCCCATGGCCTGGCTGCGACCGACGGCCAGCAGCACCAGTAGGGCGACAAATCCGACAACGAGTAGCATGCGC contains:
- a CDS encoding dienelactone hydrolase family protein — its product is MVTRSVEYRQGETVLEGYLVYDDAVQGQRPGVLVAHEWTGLGPYVQGRVEALARLGFVAFGADLYGRGIRPATPEAAAAEAAKYKSDRQLLRARAAAGLAELRRQPAVDPARLAAIGYCFGGTAVLELARSGAELCGVVSFHGGLDTPQPADARNIRAKVLALHGAADPIAPASQVAAFQDELRQAGVDWQLVLYGGAVHSFTNPAAGNDPTKGAAYDARADRRSWLAMRQFFAELFAEEEGRSPTVAE
- a CDS encoding YceH family protein, producing MEIVLNDTEVRVLGCLVEKELTTPEYYPLSLNSLTAACNQKSNREPVLALDEAEVVRALDGLRFKQLAVVAAEGGRVPKYRHLLAERLRLSPAELALLGELLLRGPQTVGELRTRGERMHSFADLAAVETVLDELAGRTPPLVARLPRQPGRKESRFAHLCAGEPVVVAEEPAPEAARLRVMAENERVAKLEEEVAALRSEVAGLRQLIEEFRAQFE